The Pyrenophora tritici-repentis strain M4 chromosome 2, whole genome shotgun sequence genome window below encodes:
- a CDS encoding peroxidase multi-domain protein, whose translation MNEMRYLAAREKRQAAKELIGDLKTLADSKLTAIGKDIKAIILDQKSAESSTIDGSIPAGNIGSAACKADMCCHWKWLAYEMTAKFNGTSGRCSKFARQAVRLGFHDAAVWSKSASYGGADGSILLSDEMSRTDNNGLADIADQTKKWYTKYNQYGMSMADIIQFGANVATVVCPLGPRIRTFVGRKDNSKAGPTGLLPGEKDSADKLIKLFSDKTIDAHDLVALVGAHTTSQQHFVNTARSGDPQDSTPGIWDMAFYPQITGNPPVRVIKFQSDINLSKDSRTSPSWTQFSDRNTAQGRWNVDYAKAYTRLSVLGVNNINDLKECTKVLPPARPTFVSEDQVLLDRWLNGEFDQLNDLVDNAIQLTGVISST comes from the exons ATGAACGAGATGCGCTATCTAGCCGCTCGTGAGAAGCGTCAGGCCGCCAAAGAGCTCATCGGGGACCTCAAGACCCTCGCAGACTCCAAGCTTACAGCCATTGGCAAAGACATCAAAGCCATCATTCTTGACCAGAAGTCTGCCGAGTCATCTACCATTGATGGTTCGATTCCCGCCGGCAACATCGGAAGTGCAGCCTGCAAAGCGGACATGTGCTGTCACTGGAAATGGCTGGCATACGAAATGACTGCGAAGTTCAACGGGACCTCCGGCCGCTGCAGCAAGTTCGCACGCCAAGCCGTACGTCTAGGATTCCACGATGCAGCCGTGTGGTCCAAGAGCGCCAGTTACGGCGGTGCAGATGGCAGTATCCTCCTCAGCGATGAGATGTCCCGAACAGACAACAATGGGCTCGCCGATATTGCTGATCAGACAAAGAAATGGTACACCAAGTACAACCAATATGGCATGAGCATGGCCGACATCATCCAATTTGGCGCCAACGTCGCAACCGTCGTATGCCCCCTTGGCCCTCGCATCCGCACCTTCGTCGGCCGCAAAGACAATAGTAAAGCCGGGCCTACTGGCTTGCTGCCCGGCGAAAAGGACTCCGCCGACAAGCTGATCAAGCTCTTTTCCGACAAGACAATCGATGCACACGACCTCGTCGCTCTGGTTGGCGCACACACGACATCCCAGCAGCATTTTGTCAATACCGCGCGCTCAGGCGACCCCCAAGACTCTACTCCAGGAATCTGGGATATGGCATTCTATCCCCAGATAACAGGAAACCCACCAGTTCGCGTCATCAAGTTCCAGAGCGACATCAATTTGAGCAAGGACTCGAGGACTAGTCCTTCGTGGACGCAGTTTAGTGATCGCAATACGGCGCAGGGTCGTTGGAACGTG GACTACGCCAAGGCATACACCCGTCTCTCAGTTCTCGGTGTCAACAACATCAATGATCTGAAAGAATGCACGAAGGTCCTACCTCCGGCGCGGCCGACCTTTGTCAGTGAAGACCAGGTGCTGCTGGACAGGTGGCTGAATGGCGAGTTCGATCAGTTGAACGACTTGGTGGACAACGCTATTCAGTTGACGGGTGTCATATCGTCGACTTAG